The Prochlorococcus sp. MIT 1300 genome has a window encoding:
- a CDS encoding dihydrofolate synthase encodes MKQINTLSSQSFNDLIPELEQFGMHLGLERIKRALKDLGGPSQDIPAIQIIGTNGKGSIASFLQSIFKIANIHTGVYTSPHLISWCERIQVDKELISPTDLRTFLTKIKQIAEKHKLTPFEYVTATAFDYFSTRNVDLLVLEAGLGGRLDATSIHPNRKIIAIASIGLDHCQHLGNSLQEISKEKTAAIPNDAIVISGPQHPQVAEIIQKETEIKKATLKWVSKVPKEWKLGLRGEIQRQNAAVAKAVIEAISLIGWNISKEEIKTGLSQASWPGRMQFATWRGLPVVIDGAHNPHAAKQLSIERAALTEQDTSTCWILGIQSHKQGPEILRYLLKPGDKAWIVPIPGHSHWQQRQLSEACQDLKNQLISAKSAEDALCKIFSMGHWPSPPPLIAGSLYLLGNLLATGIIKQSSQ; translated from the coding sequence TTGAAGCAAATAAATACTCTGTCATCACAAAGCTTCAATGACTTAATACCAGAACTTGAACAGTTCGGCATGCATCTTGGACTGGAAAGAATAAAAAGAGCTCTCAAAGATTTGGGGGGACCCTCCCAAGATATTCCTGCTATACAAATAATAGGCACGAACGGGAAAGGTTCAATAGCAAGTTTTCTGCAAAGCATTTTTAAAATTGCCAACATCCATACAGGTGTATACACCTCTCCACATTTAATTAGTTGGTGCGAGCGAATACAAGTAGACAAGGAGTTGATTAGCCCTACAGATCTACGCACATTCCTTACCAAGATCAAACAAATTGCCGAGAAACACAAACTAACTCCTTTTGAATATGTTACTGCAACTGCATTTGATTACTTTTCAACTAGAAATGTCGATTTATTAGTATTAGAAGCAGGACTTGGGGGAAGATTAGATGCAACCTCAATCCATCCAAATAGGAAAATAATTGCCATTGCCTCAATTGGGTTAGATCATTGCCAACACTTAGGCAATAGTTTGCAGGAAATTTCAAAAGAAAAAACAGCTGCAATACCTAATGACGCAATAGTAATTAGTGGCCCACAACATCCTCAGGTGGCTGAAATAATCCAGAAAGAAACTGAAATAAAAAAGGCCACTTTAAAATGGGTATCTAAAGTTCCAAAGGAATGGAAGTTAGGTTTAAGAGGAGAGATTCAAAGGCAAAATGCTGCTGTTGCAAAGGCTGTTATTGAAGCAATTTCCTTAATTGGCTGGAACATCAGTAAAGAAGAAATTAAAACTGGACTCAGTCAAGCTAGTTGGCCAGGGAGAATGCAATTCGCAACTTGGAGGGGACTACCTGTAGTGATTGATGGAGCACACAATCCTCACGCAGCTAAGCAACTCTCAATAGAAAGAGCTGCTTTGACAGAACAAGACACAAGTACTTGCTGGATTCTGGGAATCCAATCACACAAACAGGGGCCAGAAATTCTTCGTTACCTTCTAAAGCCCGGTGATAAGGCTTGGATAGTTCCAATACCTGGTCACAGTCACTGGCAACAAAGACAACTCTCAGAAGCCTGTCAGGATCTCAAAAATCAACTCATTTCAGCCAAATCAGCTGAAGACGCATTGTGCAAAATCTTCTCTATGGGCCATTGGCCAAGTCCTCCTCCCTTGATAGCAGGTTCTCTATATCTTCTGGGTAATCTTCTCGCAACAGGGATAATCAAGCAAAGTAGTCAGTAA
- a CDS encoding TrmH family RNA methyltransferase gives MPTTVIKSRRNPLVKRLRSIATREGRKEHSMLLLEGTHLLEEALKVGSLPKELVATRLWMDANQSILREINSETQIYEVTPSVLAASVTTVSPDGVASLIPISALPLPRPHSNFVLALDRLQDPGNLGTLLRTALAAEIQAVWLAGGADPMSQKAIRASSGALLRMPICRFGDDDASKGVLKLEHQLRLCAKAGQQIVGSFVPGFSDIFPVLPYWELDWNKPTILLLGNEGSGIHPLLKSCCTHGVTLPHSSNVESLNVAAAAVPMLLERRRAKMTKTMQKLE, from the coding sequence ATTCCCACTACTGTTATTAAAAGCCGAAGGAATCCCCTCGTTAAGCGATTGAGGTCAATTGCCACACGAGAAGGGAGAAAAGAACATTCGATGCTGTTATTAGAAGGTACACATTTGTTAGAAGAAGCTCTAAAAGTAGGTTCTCTGCCTAAAGAACTTGTTGCAACAAGATTGTGGATGGATGCAAATCAATCAATCCTGCGAGAGATAAATTCAGAAACTCAAATATATGAGGTCACTCCTTCAGTGTTGGCTGCCTCAGTAACTACAGTTAGCCCTGATGGAGTTGCTTCTTTAATACCTATCTCAGCACTTCCTTTGCCTAGGCCTCATAGCAATTTTGTTTTAGCTTTAGATCGTCTGCAAGATCCTGGGAACTTAGGAACTTTGTTGAGAACTGCTTTAGCTGCGGAAATTCAAGCTGTTTGGCTGGCTGGCGGTGCTGACCCCATGTCTCAAAAGGCTATTAGGGCTTCTTCAGGGGCTTTGCTTCGAATGCCAATTTGTCGTTTTGGTGATGATGATGCAAGCAAGGGTGTCTTAAAGCTTGAACATCAACTCAGGCTTTGTGCAAAAGCAGGCCAGCAAATTGTTGGAAGTTTTGTTCCAGGTTTTTCAGATATTTTTCCGGTTTTACCTTATTGGGAACTTGATTGGAATAAGCCAACCATTTTGTTGTTGGGTAATGAAGGATCAGGTATACATCCACTTCTTAAGAGCTGTTGTACGCATGGAGTTACCCTCCCTCATAGCTCAAATGTTGAGTCACTCAATGTGGCAGCTGCAGCAGTTCCGATGCTTCTTGAGCGACGAAGGGCCAAAATGACCAAGACAATGCAAAAGCTCGAGTGA
- a CDS encoding FAD-binding oxidoreductase: MSSSMSPQKLISELISIEGLDVISEPSEVKRFSRDAYDYSPILKKKLDGCIADFVVRPGSVNAVEAVARVCTSNGIPLTLRGAGTGNYGQCVPLQGGVVMLMGGLRNVRTFDKVSGVVTVETGCLMRELDEKLSVFGRQLRLCPSTWRSATIGGFVAGGSGGIGSVRWGFLRDPGHLQALEVVTMEKKPQRLQLDASSSEALNHAYGTNGIITALSLATAPLVSWQEVIVDCKEWSQAVELLLECSRSAVELNLCSLVESSIVDQLPKWCGNSLSQHRLFLLVAPDGVNTIERLAARAGGIFNWIGEENVRSGNGLRELTWNHTTLHLRSGDPKWTYLQMLLPQPELPAMCALKERWGGDLLWHLESVRQQGVQRLAALPIVRWQGQKLLEEMIADCINNGAFLFNPHVITVEEGGLGVTDQDQVEAKKRYDPRGLLNPGKLKGWV, translated from the coding sequence ATGAGTAGTTCTATGTCACCCCAAAAGTTGATTTCAGAATTGATTTCGATAGAAGGTCTCGATGTCATAAGTGAACCTTCTGAAGTGAAGAGGTTCTCTAGAGATGCTTATGACTATTCTCCTATTTTGAAAAAGAAGCTGGACGGTTGTATAGCTGATTTTGTCGTGCGACCTGGCTCTGTAAATGCAGTGGAAGCTGTCGCAAGAGTATGCACTAGCAATGGTATTCCTTTAACTCTTAGGGGTGCGGGAACGGGAAATTATGGGCAATGTGTACCCCTTCAAGGAGGAGTGGTAATGCTTATGGGAGGTCTACGTAATGTTCGAACTTTTGACAAAGTCTCTGGGGTTGTAACAGTGGAAACCGGTTGTTTAATGCGTGAACTGGACGAAAAACTTTCAGTATTTGGACGTCAGTTAAGACTTTGTCCTAGCACATGGAGAAGTGCAACGATTGGAGGTTTTGTGGCTGGTGGCTCAGGTGGTATTGGGTCTGTTAGATGGGGATTCCTAAGAGATCCTGGTCACCTGCAGGCACTTGAAGTTGTCACGATGGAGAAAAAACCCCAGCGACTTCAGTTAGATGCTTCTTCTTCTGAGGCTTTGAATCATGCGTACGGAACAAATGGAATTATTACTGCGCTGAGCTTGGCTACTGCTCCTTTAGTTTCGTGGCAAGAGGTGATTGTTGATTGCAAAGAGTGGTCTCAGGCTGTCGAACTTTTGTTGGAGTGCTCTCGCTCTGCCGTGGAGTTGAACCTTTGTAGTTTGGTCGAGAGCAGCATCGTTGATCAGCTTCCTAAATGGTGTGGTAATTCTCTGTCTCAACATCGTCTTTTTTTACTTGTTGCTCCAGATGGGGTTAATACTATTGAGCGCCTCGCAGCAAGAGCAGGTGGAATTTTTAATTGGATAGGTGAAGAGAATGTGCGAAGTGGTAATGGATTACGTGAATTGACATGGAACCACACCACTTTGCATTTACGGAGCGGAGACCCCAAATGGACTTACTTGCAGATGCTTTTGCCTCAGCCAGAATTACCTGCTATGTGTGCGCTAAAAGAACGCTGGGGGGGGGACTTGTTATGGCATTTGGAATCTGTTCGCCAACAAGGAGTTCAGCGCTTAGCTGCTTTACCAATAGTGAGATGGCAAGGCCAAAAGTTGTTGGAAGAAATGATTGCTGATTGCATAAATAATGGTGCTTTTTTGTTTAATCCTCACGTTATTACTGTTGAGGAAGGTGGACTTGGTGTAACTGATCAGGATCAGGTTGAGGCTAAGAAGCGTTATGACCCTCGTGGACTTCTCAATCCTGGGAAATTAAAGGGTTGGGTTTAG
- a CDS encoding pentapeptide repeat-containing protein, whose translation MRISSRKLQSLLMLFGLILCFLVSTPAYALDSALESLAQERALQQEGRFGEKEMSNQPNYVLTNVTGRDFHGQDFSRSSFAGAIARDANFSNANLHGTTLTRVDFLGANLEGVDLSDTLADRANFKGTNLRNAVLTNMVAMGSSFAGADIEGADFSYAVLDSDDQRKLCLEAEGVNPTTGIATYDSLEC comes from the coding sequence ATGCGTATATCTTCACGGAAGCTTCAAAGCCTGTTAATGCTCTTTGGCCTAATTCTGTGCTTTCTAGTCTCAACGCCTGCTTATGCCCTTGATAGTGCTCTTGAAAGTCTTGCCCAGGAGCGCGCTCTTCAACAAGAAGGTCGTTTCGGCGAAAAAGAAATGTCCAATCAACCGAATTACGTCTTAACCAATGTCACTGGCAGGGACTTTCATGGGCAGGATTTCTCAAGGTCCTCATTCGCAGGTGCAATTGCACGGGATGCAAACTTTAGTAATGCAAACCTTCATGGCACAACATTAACGAGAGTTGATTTCCTTGGCGCAAATCTGGAAGGAGTTGATCTATCAGACACTTTGGCCGATAGAGCTAATTTCAAAGGAACCAACTTAAGGAATGCAGTCCTCACAAATATGGTCGCAATGGGTAGCAGCTTTGCAGGTGCTGATATAGAAGGGGCTGACTTTAGTTATGCAGTTCTTGATAGTGATGACCAAAGAAAACTTTGTCTTGAAGCTGAAGGAGTTAATCCAACCACAGGAATAGCTACTTATGACAGTCTTGAGTGTTAG
- the trpC gene encoding indole-3-glycerol phosphate synthase TrpC yields the protein MEIRRRPPNPSVKVASLEYSIPHEDSQPRNILEKIVWEKDREVENLRKRVPLEKLQKKIFELPPTKDFLKALRSAPILPAVIAEVKKASPSKGVIREDFDPVSIALAYAKGGASCISVLTDKHFFQGGFDYLVDIRKQVDLPILCKDFILSPYQLYQSRAAGADAVLLIASILSDQDLTYLNKVAKSLTLNVLVEVHNEEELQRILALGNFPLVGINNRDLTTFETDLATTESLGKRFKDELSQEGCLLVSESGLFTRGDLDRVHSAGAAAVLVGESLMKQMDVYVALQKLIRG from the coding sequence ATGGAAATACGTCGTAGGCCTCCCAATCCAAGTGTAAAAGTTGCCAGCCTGGAATATTCCATTCCTCATGAAGATAGTCAGCCGCGCAATATTCTTGAGAAGATTGTTTGGGAAAAAGATAGAGAAGTTGAAAATTTAAGAAAACGTGTTCCTTTGGAAAAATTGCAAAAAAAGATATTTGAACTTCCTCCTACAAAGGATTTCCTTAAGGCACTTAGAAGTGCACCAATTTTGCCTGCGGTTATAGCTGAGGTTAAGAAAGCTAGTCCAAGTAAAGGAGTTATACGAGAGGACTTTGACCCAGTGTCTATTGCCTTGGCTTACGCTAAGGGAGGAGCAAGTTGTATATCGGTATTAACTGACAAGCATTTTTTTCAGGGTGGATTTGATTATCTTGTAGACATAAGAAAACAGGTTGATCTGCCTATCCTTTGCAAGGATTTTATCCTTTCACCATATCAACTTTATCAATCGAGAGCTGCTGGTGCGGATGCAGTTTTATTAATAGCATCAATTCTTTCTGATCAGGATCTTACTTATTTAAATAAGGTGGCAAAATCATTGACTTTAAATGTGTTGGTGGAAGTACACAATGAGGAAGAACTTCAGCGCATACTTGCACTTGGGAATTTCCCGTTAGTAGGAATCAATAATCGTGATCTAACTACTTTTGAAACCGACCTGGCTACAACCGAGTCACTTGGGAAGCGATTTAAAGATGAATTAAGTCAAGAAGGCTGTTTGCTGGTAAGTGAATCTGGCTTGTTTACCCGGGGTGATTTGGATAGGGTTCATTCTGCAGGTGCAGCGGCTGTATTGGTTGGAGAGTCGTTGATGAAGCAAATGGACGTCTATGTTGCTTTGCAAAAGCTAATACGGGGTTGA
- a CDS encoding aspartate aminotransferase family protein: MGSSPTAPTSIMGTYQRFPVTLVRGKGCWVWDDSGKRYLDAVAGIATCSLGHSDKVLRDSLSKQLNKIQHISNLYKIQEQEELANWLVANSCADSVFFCNSGAEANEAAIKLARKYGNTKLNLNESIILSAKGSFHGRTLAAVSATGQPNYHKGFEPIVKGFKYFPYNNSDAFEALLLEIKSSRETVSAVLIEPLQGEGGVYPGELNFFKSLRNLCTKEKILLIFDEVQTGMGRTGTLWGYEQLGIEPDAFTVAKGLGGGHAIGALLVKNHANIFKPGDHASTFGGNPFACKAGLTVCKEIVKRNLLSNVQQRGHQLSEGLIELISKFPKELKEVRGLGLIQGLVLNQDTKISSKLIAETALQQKLLVVPAGANVIRIIPPLIIKKNEVNELLSRLESTLKLLFT, encoded by the coding sequence GTGGGTTCAAGTCCCACCGCTCCCACTTCAATAATGGGTACTTACCAACGCTTCCCTGTAACTCTTGTAAGAGGAAAAGGGTGTTGGGTTTGGGATGACTCAGGGAAACGTTACTTAGATGCTGTTGCAGGCATTGCCACTTGCAGTCTTGGGCATAGTGACAAGGTTCTAAGAGATTCACTGTCTAAGCAATTAAATAAGATTCAACACATTTCTAATCTCTATAAAATTCAAGAGCAGGAAGAACTTGCAAATTGGCTGGTTGCAAATAGTTGTGCCGATAGTGTGTTCTTCTGTAATAGCGGCGCAGAGGCCAATGAGGCGGCAATCAAACTCGCTCGCAAATATGGAAATACCAAGTTAAATCTTAATGAATCCATTATTCTTTCAGCGAAGGGAAGTTTTCATGGAAGGACTCTTGCTGCAGTTAGTGCAACTGGGCAACCTAATTATCACAAAGGTTTTGAACCAATAGTTAAAGGCTTTAAATATTTTCCCTATAACAATTCAGATGCCTTTGAAGCACTGCTACTCGAAATTAAATCCTCTAGAGAAACTGTTTCAGCAGTTTTGATAGAACCCCTTCAAGGAGAGGGAGGGGTATATCCAGGGGAATTAAATTTCTTTAAAAGTCTTAGAAACCTCTGTACAAAAGAAAAGATATTACTGATCTTCGACGAAGTTCAAACTGGAATGGGACGAACAGGAACCCTATGGGGATATGAACAGCTAGGTATAGAACCAGATGCCTTTACTGTTGCAAAAGGTTTGGGAGGAGGCCATGCTATAGGGGCCTTATTAGTTAAAAACCATGCAAACATATTTAAACCTGGTGACCATGCAAGTACTTTTGGAGGAAATCCTTTTGCCTGCAAAGCTGGGTTAACTGTTTGCAAAGAAATTGTCAAGAGAAACCTTCTTTCAAATGTTCAACAACGAGGCCATCAATTATCTGAAGGTCTCATAGAGCTCATTAGTAAATTTCCTAAAGAATTAAAAGAGGTTAGGGGGCTTGGCCTAATCCAAGGCCTAGTCCTTAATCAAGATACTAAAATAAGCTCAAAGCTAATTGCAGAAACAGCTCTTCAACAAAAACTTTTAGTAGTTCCAGCAGGGGCAAATGTAATCAGAATAATTCCGCCACTAATAATCAAGAAGAATGAAGTAAACGAACTCTTATCAAGGCTTGAATCAACATTAAAACTCTTATTCACTTGA
- a CDS encoding dihydrolipoyl dehydrogenase, protein MKEASFDFDLIVIGAGYGGFDAAKHAAEKGLKVAIVESREMGGTCVNRGCVPSKALLAASGKVRELADSAHLSGFGIHASPVRFERRKIAEHANNLVKTIRTNLTKSLERVGVTILLGSGRLEGPQRVGVRDKNGVDRVLSSRNIILATGSDPFVPPGIETDGRTVFTSDEAVNLEWLPRWIAIIGSGYIGLEFADVYTALGCEVTMIEALERVMPTFDVDLTKLAKRQLIDGRDIDARAGVLANKIVPGCPVKIDLADTKTKEPLEQLEVDAVLVATGRVPSSEELNLSCLGIETNRGFVPVDDHMRVLVDGKPIPNLWAVGDLTGKMMLAHTAAAQGTIAVDNILGNSRLIDYRSIPAATFTHPEISSVGLSELEARKLSDESGFELGSVRSYFKANSKALAENEGDGLMKLLFRKDTGEVLGAHIFGLHAADLIQEVSNAIARRQSVKELSCEVHTHPTLSEVVEVAYKQAVHQLNKLDSN, encoded by the coding sequence GTGAAGGAAGCCAGTTTCGACTTTGATCTCATAGTTATCGGCGCAGGTTATGGGGGCTTTGATGCCGCAAAGCATGCTGCTGAGAAAGGCCTAAAGGTGGCCATTGTTGAGTCGCGAGAAATGGGAGGCACATGCGTGAATCGAGGTTGTGTGCCTTCTAAGGCTTTGTTGGCTGCAAGTGGAAAGGTTCGTGAACTGGCAGATTCTGCTCATCTTTCTGGTTTTGGAATTCATGCGTCTCCGGTACGTTTTGAAAGGAGAAAAATTGCTGAACATGCGAATAATTTGGTTAAAACTATTCGCACTAACCTCACTAAGAGTCTTGAAAGAGTTGGTGTAACTATCCTTCTTGGCTCTGGCCGCTTAGAGGGGCCTCAGAGAGTCGGTGTTAGAGATAAGAATGGAGTTGATAGGGTTTTAAGTTCTCGAAACATTATTCTTGCTACAGGCTCTGACCCTTTTGTACCTCCGGGAATTGAGACTGATGGCCGTACTGTTTTTACTAGTGATGAAGCGGTAAATCTTGAATGGTTGCCTAGATGGATAGCAATAATCGGTAGCGGCTATATAGGTTTGGAATTTGCGGATGTTTATACGGCGCTTGGTTGCGAAGTGACAATGATCGAAGCTCTTGAGCGGGTGATGCCAACTTTTGATGTTGATCTCACCAAATTGGCTAAAAGACAACTAATTGATGGTCGGGATATTGATGCTCGTGCAGGGGTTTTGGCAAACAAAATTGTACCTGGATGCCCTGTGAAAATTGATCTTGCAGACACGAAGACTAAAGAACCATTAGAACAGCTTGAGGTCGATGCAGTATTGGTTGCCACAGGGCGAGTCCCTTCAAGTGAAGAACTCAACCTTAGTTGTTTAGGTATAGAAACTAATCGAGGATTTGTACCAGTAGATGATCATATGCGTGTATTAGTAGATGGAAAACCTATCCCCAATTTATGGGCTGTGGGAGATTTAACTGGAAAAATGATGCTTGCTCATACTGCAGCGGCGCAAGGAACTATAGCGGTTGACAATATACTTGGTAATTCAAGATTAATTGACTATAGAAGTATTCCTGCGGCTACTTTTACACATCCAGAAATTAGTTCGGTAGGACTTTCTGAATTAGAGGCGAGGAAACTATCTGATGAATCTGGCTTTGAATTAGGAAGCGTGCGAAGTTATTTTAAAGCTAACTCAAAAGCATTGGCGGAAAATGAAGGTGATGGTCTTATGAAGTTGCTATTTAGGAAAGACACAGGAGAGGTATTAGGCGCACATATTTTTGGTCTGCATGCTGCAGACCTTATTCAAGAGGTCTCTAATGCAATAGCAAGGCGCCAGAGTGTTAAAGAATTGTCTTGTGAAGTTCATACCCACCCTACTCTTAGTGAAGTTGTTGAAGTTGCTTACAAACAAGCTGTTCATCAGCTTAATAAGTTAGATTCTAATTAA
- a CDS encoding amidohydrolase family protein: MSPKGKGSIEALVPRGLLLLNSDELIDAPVNVEGLSAIRVKWRSGIISAIEIIAPDGLSPKKLLLPRLFEPHAHLDKAFTWKQFANLRGTYQCALSANMQEHEIRSKALVRQRAEKAMALALRNGVKAIRSHVDVLDGRQDESWESLVDLQCDWRGLIELQLVALSRLDFWSGSPGRVFAKKVAQAGGLLGGVIVPPFEKKIVKDSLQKLLSLAEELGCGIDLHVDEAASHPAAGLQQLLSALEEMKISVPITCSHLSSMALMSTGELNRLAERMAHHKIKVVALPLTNSWLLGRTSTSRATPLVRPVAPVCQLQNAGVTVAVGGDNVQDSWFPAGNFDPIALMGFSLAMVHLAPWQRLGLAPFTSAAAEVMGIDWNGGVQIGNAADFLLVDAASWSEAMAAPPTRKVMINGNWID, encoded by the coding sequence GTGAGCCCTAAAGGAAAAGGATCTATAGAAGCTCTTGTCCCAAGAGGGCTGCTTTTACTGAACTCGGACGAACTAATTGATGCTCCTGTGAATGTTGAGGGGCTTTCAGCTATTCGAGTCAAGTGGAGATCAGGCATCATTTCAGCTATTGAGATAATTGCTCCAGATGGTTTGTCTCCCAAAAAACTTCTTTTACCAAGACTCTTTGAGCCCCACGCTCATTTAGATAAGGCTTTTACCTGGAAGCAGTTCGCAAATCTAAGAGGAACATATCAGTGTGCTTTGTCTGCAAATATGCAAGAGCACGAGATTCGCTCTAAAGCCTTAGTTAGACAAAGGGCAGAAAAGGCAATGGCTTTAGCCCTGCGCAATGGGGTAAAGGCTATAAGAAGTCATGTTGATGTCTTGGATGGAAGGCAAGATGAATCCTGGGAGTCTTTAGTTGATCTCCAATGTGATTGGAGAGGATTGATAGAGCTACAGCTCGTTGCCCTAAGCCGTCTGGACTTTTGGAGTGGTTCTCCAGGGAGGGTTTTTGCAAAAAAGGTTGCTCAAGCTGGCGGGTTGCTGGGTGGCGTGATTGTGCCTCCTTTTGAAAAGAAAATAGTTAAAGACTCATTGCAAAAACTCTTATCACTGGCTGAAGAACTTGGCTGTGGTATTGATCTGCATGTCGATGAGGCTGCCTCACATCCAGCAGCTGGACTTCAGCAATTGCTAAGTGCTTTGGAAGAAATGAAAATATCAGTCCCAATTACATGTAGTCATTTGAGCAGTATGGCCTTGATGTCTACTGGGGAGTTGAATCGTCTTGCTGAACGAATGGCTCATCACAAGATAAAAGTAGTTGCCCTTCCATTAACTAATTCATGGTTATTAGGTAGAACCTCAACCTCGAGAGCAACTCCTCTTGTTCGCCCAGTGGCACCTGTTTGCCAATTGCAGAATGCAGGGGTAACAGTCGCTGTCGGTGGGGATAATGTTCAGGATTCCTGGTTTCCTGCTGGTAATTTTGATCCCATTGCACTTATGGGCTTTTCATTAGCCATGGTTCATTTGGCTCCTTGGCAGCGCTTGGGACTGGCCCCTTTTACAAGTGCAGCGGCAGAGGTTATGGGAATTGATTGGAATGGGGGGGTCCAGATTGGTAATGCTGCTGATTTTCTGTTGGTTGATGCAGCAAGTTGGTCTGAGGCCATGGCTGCACCTCCTACAAGGAAAGTAATGATTAATGGAAATTGGATAGATTAA
- the murA gene encoding UDP-N-acetylglucosamine 1-carboxyvinyltransferase: protein MPFAARVSQEIKKPHLQIRGESSLSGEIKVSGAKNSALVLMAAALLTDESLILNNVPELTDIDGMSAILQFMGVKLSRSQSSLQLNANQIQHVEPPYDLVHGLRASFFCIGPLLGRLGKAKIPLPGGCRIGARPVAEHIKGLKALGAVVSVEHGVVSASVPGLSRKLKGASVVLDCPSVGATETLIMASVLAHGTSTIENAAQEPEVQDLANLLNEMGAKVVGAGGPTITVEGVEKLYGCNYSVIPDRIEAATFLLAAAITRSIITVKPIVPEHLNAVLQKLRDCGCELRYENNSITIFPGDIKGVDITTQPFPGFPTDLQAPFMALLATAQGTSVVTEKIYENRMQHVAELERMGACIRLQGNTAVIEGVPQLSAAPIFGTDLRAAAAMVLAGLAAKGTSQLEGLKHLDRGYENFEKKLNLAGANILRHQN, encoded by the coding sequence ATGCCCTTCGCGGCCAGAGTCTCTCAAGAGATTAAAAAGCCGCATCTTCAAATCAGAGGAGAGTCCTCCTTGTCTGGAGAAATAAAAGTAAGTGGAGCAAAAAATTCAGCGCTTGTTTTGATGGCAGCTGCGCTATTAACTGATGAGTCTTTAATCCTGAACAATGTTCCTGAGCTAACTGATATTGATGGGATGAGTGCAATCCTCCAATTTATGGGGGTAAAGCTAAGTAGATCCCAAAGTTCACTTCAATTGAATGCCAATCAAATTCAACATGTTGAACCTCCCTATGATCTCGTCCATGGACTGAGGGCAAGTTTTTTCTGCATAGGCCCTCTTTTAGGAAGACTTGGAAAAGCAAAAATACCTCTACCTGGTGGTTGCAGAATCGGGGCAAGGCCTGTAGCGGAACATATCAAGGGGCTCAAAGCTCTTGGAGCAGTTGTAAGTGTTGAGCATGGAGTGGTATCAGCCTCAGTGCCAGGGCTTTCAAGGAAATTAAAAGGTGCATCTGTAGTACTGGATTGTCCCAGCGTTGGTGCAACAGAAACTCTAATAATGGCCTCAGTCCTGGCTCATGGCACAAGCACAATAGAAAATGCAGCCCAAGAACCTGAAGTTCAGGATTTAGCAAACCTGCTCAATGAGATGGGAGCCAAAGTCGTTGGTGCAGGGGGGCCGACAATAACCGTGGAGGGCGTTGAAAAACTTTATGGCTGCAATTACAGCGTTATTCCAGACCGTATAGAAGCTGCCACCTTTCTTCTCGCAGCAGCAATAACACGCTCAATAATTACAGTGAAGCCAATTGTTCCTGAGCACCTCAACGCAGTTCTACAGAAACTTAGGGATTGCGGCTGTGAACTTAGATATGAGAATAATTCAATAACCATTTTCCCAGGGGATATAAAAGGTGTTGATATAACTACGCAACCATTTCCAGGCTTCCCTACAGACTTACAAGCCCCATTCATGGCACTGCTAGCAACTGCTCAAGGGACCAGTGTCGTCACAGAAAAAATCTATGAAAACCGCATGCAACATGTTGCGGAACTCGAACGAATGGGTGCATGCATACGCCTCCAAGGCAATACAGCTGTCATAGAAGGAGTACCTCAATTAAGCGCTGCGCCGATTTTCGGAACGGACTTAAGAGCAGCTGCTGCAATGGTTCTTGCAGGCCTTGCAGCAAAAGGCACCAGTCAATTAGAAGGCCTCAAGCATCTTGATAGAGGCTATGAAAACTTTGAAAAGAAGCTAAATCTTGCAGGGGCAAATATCCTCAGACATCAAAATTAA